In Syntrophus gentianae, one genomic interval encodes:
- the cmr5 gene encoding type III-B CRISPR module-associated protein Cmr5, with the protein MRTMTQKRAEYALERVLSIKDKKDFQSFSAGAPSMVLQNGFGQTLAFWLAKGTKDGKIKENDKHIELFDIVKDWLSLEREDIHNHFTKEKDRTRLMKELAGMDQLQYLAAQNETLALLEWVKRFANADLS; encoded by the coding sequence ATGAGAACAATGACTCAGAAACGGGCGGAGTATGCGCTTGAAAGGGTTCTTTCAATAAAGGATAAGAAAGATTTCCAATCATTCTCCGCAGGCGCCCCATCTATGGTTCTTCAGAATGGATTCGGACAAACGCTGGCGTTCTGGCTGGCAAAAGGGACCAAAGACGGAAAAATTAAAGAGAATGACAAGCATATCGAATTGTTCGATATCGTTAAAGACTGGCTTTCTCTCGAAAGAGAAGACATCCATAATCATTTCACAAAAGAAAAGGATAGAACAAGGCTGATGAAAGAACTAGCGGGAATGGATCAACTCCAATATCTTGCGGCCCAGAATGAAACCCTGGCACTGCTCGAATGGGTTAAACGCTTTGCCAACGCTGATTTATCGTAA
- the cmr6 gene encoding type III-B CRISPR module RAMP protein Cmr6: MEFYPLPKKIQDISKDMLKGNFGLWYNKFIPLNDRSFKPSDNRNDENRNVDYYFEQYCRVLKSNSAQIAAMLKYIHENMDDFCSSFPIDMFEEIVICATLETPLVTGIGESHPHEVSIALDHNMGIPYIPASGVKGIVRFAHTVSLIPESIKNGLIQDNLEFDDESNWTFIPLLFGTQGNRGKVIFLDAYPEGIPDLHVDIMNPHYAPYYSEGKPPADHYNPTPIKFLTVATGTNFIFRAVALNEEGLPQKVKMALTRALTEEGVGAKTAVGYGRFLIDEKHQAALMEKRRQRQEEEQNARFPWLAHLEQIRQVADWGQFKQIILDNEKLGLYRHEAHVAEAVMTKALEIREQWIKNWEALRDDKIATWLEPSGIIWQRLEQESEKTEEHSEDYEKISKLTDWGLYKSSNFDLSKLQLDALHFLKQKMEDWGCNSKKAKEDKKTAYKKVRDLLRQH; encoded by the coding sequence ATGGAATTCTACCCTTTACCCAAGAAAATACAGGACATTTCCAAGGACATGCTAAAAGGAAACTTTGGCCTTTGGTACAACAAGTTCATCCCATTGAATGATCGTTCATTTAAGCCATCTGACAACAGAAATGACGAAAACAGAAATGTTGATTATTATTTTGAACAATATTGCAGGGTACTGAAGAGTAATTCTGCTCAAATAGCAGCAATGCTTAAATATATACATGAAAACATGGACGATTTTTGTTCGAGCTTTCCGATCGATATGTTTGAAGAAATCGTCATTTGTGCAACACTTGAAACGCCTTTGGTCACTGGTATCGGCGAATCGCATCCCCATGAAGTCAGTATAGCGCTTGACCATAATATGGGCATCCCTTACATACCCGCATCGGGTGTAAAAGGGATCGTCCGTTTTGCCCACACAGTCTCTCTGATCCCCGAGTCAATAAAAAATGGCTTAATTCAAGATAATCTAGAGTTTGATGATGAATCAAATTGGACGTTTATTCCGCTGTTGTTTGGCACACAGGGAAATCGTGGCAAGGTAATCTTTCTTGATGCCTATCCCGAGGGTATTCCGGACTTACATGTTGATATTATGAATCCGCACTACGCTCCCTATTATAGTGAGGGGAAACCACCTGCTGACCATTACAACCCTACTCCCATTAAATTCCTAACCGTTGCAACCGGTACAAATTTTATTTTCCGAGCTGTTGCATTAAATGAAGAGGGATTGCCGCAAAAAGTTAAAATGGCGCTAACACGAGCCCTAACGGAAGAAGGCGTCGGAGCGAAGACTGCTGTTGGTTATGGAAGGTTTCTCATTGATGAGAAGCACCAAGCCGCGTTAATGGAAAAGCGCAGACAAAGACAAGAAGAAGAACAAAATGCTCGTTTCCCCTGGCTGGCTCATTTAGAGCAGATCAGACAGGTTGCCGACTGGGGCCAATTCAAGCAAATCATCCTTGATAATGAAAAACTTGGTCTATATCGGCATGAAGCGCATGTGGCGGAAGCGGTCATGACTAAAGCACTGGAGATCAGAGAGCAATGGATAAAAAACTGGGAGGCATTGCGCGATGATAAAATAGCGACATGGTTGGAACCTTCAGGAATCATATGGCAGAGGCTTGAACAAGAAAGCGAAAAGACAGAAGAACATTCTGAAGATTATGAAAAAATTTCGAAACTAACCGATTGGGGTTTATATAAATCATCAAACTTTGATCTTTCAAAGCTACAATTGGATGCCCTGCATTTTCTGAAGCAAAAAATGGAAGACTGGGGCTGCAATTCTAAAAAGGCGAAAGAAGATAAAAAAACAGCTTATAAGAAGGTAAGGGATCTATTGAGACAGCATTAG
- a CDS encoding DUF433 domain-containing protein, which translates to MKTHKLINRIVCDPKIMLGKPVVKGTRLTVELIVEKFAYGATFEELTRDYPFLVEEDIWASLIYAAKRLANEEIFTA; encoded by the coding sequence ATGAAAACACACAAGTTGATTAACCGGATCGTCTGTGATCCGAAGATTATGCTTGGTAAGCCGGTCGTCAAAGGAACACGCCTTACGGTGGAGCTAATAGTTGAAAAGTTTGCCTACGGCGCTACTTTCGAAGAGCTGACGCGCGATTACCCCTTTCTTGTCGAAGAAGACATTTGGGCCTCTCTCATCTACGCGGCTAAAAGACTGGCGAATGAGGAAATCTTTACGGCATGA
- the cas10 gene encoding type III-B CRISPR-associated protein Cas10/Cmr2, translating to MTWRKPDTAYWNNKFAAYWHDPIDKVFSIQNHEERAADYLQIFGLDRPNDEFWKIADVIAAGFERGQVPTYNADDSKSGAVDFSKTPIITHPTSAERGILKITENLAHPDQLHSILKEFLGQRIGQTAGNGDYANRFKGDPARFAVARLMYTHLVLRFILAEKNIGGIGALWHRIPADSRFPDHSIWQHNALCSAISSCIELGGSAEEVGLMVFSITPVQGFIVRARKMRDYWAGSVLLSWLAFEGLRWVMENLGVDHVLYPSLIDQPLINAYLEKEWEVSGPFKPEIWKNQPSEIASLPNKFLFLSPFGKVENIALELQNTIADKWMTVGKLTAEYLIENLNIEDESRTYLETLLSRQTSNFWDFQWAATRLSDHTDKQELEGLLDEDIWKNQFAHLEAIKPILALLEKKLEKKLNRNVPVMKNSSRGILYSTCHSLVQSALAAEKSRRSILRQEEPGEKCQMCGEFEVLHSRRWNGENAAEYSANLKAFWEEMNQEQKGDVDFKENERLCSICLIKRLAPRIMRKSNDHILYEVFDSIDGFPSTTEMALHDYFQRQSIHKKKQKEIAQKLHEQEERVPGEKIENRDKYYAILFMDGDHMGKLINGETIASTWEKIMHPDIASRLKRDNFDHIYQDVWRKIYGNADLKKRLVTPAIHAAISEALGDFSIYGVASIIKKNEGRLIYAGGDDVCAFLPIGTAVSAAKEIRKYYSSVFQLIGTDRTSREISGSWIPEPGKLSVNLGEGSDISISAAILICHHKESLTQMIERAHQLLNSEAKEKAGRNACAIELRKRHGGSRTFARKWSDTDSWNAFEYLRKMAGGNNRQISHSLLYRLETLRPGIEAIIRHDQNAEENLKAFVFKQIERSGTKTSNQKELAASITSIVWDKASKENPLNTEGLIIAGFLGGGEGND from the coding sequence ATGACCTGGCGGAAACCCGACACAGCCTATTGGAACAACAAATTCGCTGCTTACTGGCATGATCCCATCGATAAAGTCTTCAGCATTCAAAACCATGAAGAAAGAGCGGCTGATTATCTACAAATATTTGGACTAGACAGACCAAACGATGAATTTTGGAAAATTGCCGATGTCATAGCCGCCGGTTTTGAGCGTGGCCAGGTCCCTACCTATAACGCAGACGATAGTAAAAGTGGCGCTGTAGACTTCAGCAAGACACCTATCATAACCCATCCAACATCAGCCGAAAGGGGAATCCTGAAGATCACAGAAAATTTGGCACATCCCGATCAACTGCATTCCATCCTCAAAGAATTTTTGGGGCAGCGTATAGGCCAGACAGCGGGAAATGGGGATTATGCCAATCGATTCAAGGGTGATCCCGCGCGCTTTGCCGTTGCTCGTCTTATGTATACCCACCTTGTGCTCCGCTTTATTCTAGCAGAAAAGAACATTGGTGGAATAGGGGCATTGTGGCACCGTATCCCTGCCGACTCACGCTTTCCCGACCATTCCATCTGGCAACACAATGCCTTATGCTCAGCCATCAGTTCCTGTATCGAACTTGGCGGTAGCGCGGAAGAAGTCGGTCTTATGGTGTTTTCTATTACTCCGGTTCAGGGATTCATAGTTCGCGCAAGAAAAATGAGAGATTACTGGGCCGGTTCTGTACTCTTGTCCTGGCTGGCATTTGAGGGACTTCGCTGGGTGATGGAAAATTTGGGGGTTGATCACGTTCTGTACCCATCTCTTATCGACCAGCCGCTTATCAACGCCTATTTGGAGAAGGAATGGGAAGTATCAGGACCATTCAAGCCGGAGATCTGGAAGAATCAGCCAAGCGAAATCGCCAGTCTGCCTAATAAATTCCTCTTTCTCTCCCCCTTCGGAAAAGTCGAAAACATTGCTCTTGAACTTCAAAATACCATTGCCGATAAATGGATGACCGTTGGGAAACTTACAGCAGAATACCTGATTGAAAATTTAAACATTGAAGATGAATCACGGACATATTTAGAAACCCTCCTTAGCCGGCAGACTTCCAATTTCTGGGATTTCCAGTGGGCAGCAACACGTTTATCAGACCATACGGACAAACAAGAATTGGAAGGTTTGCTTGATGAGGACATATGGAAAAATCAATTTGCACATTTGGAAGCAATCAAGCCGATACTGGCATTACTGGAGAAGAAACTTGAGAAGAAGCTGAACAGAAACGTCCCCGTGATGAAGAATAGCAGCAGGGGCATCCTATATTCCACATGTCACAGTCTTGTTCAATCGGCGCTTGCCGCAGAAAAGTCAAGAAGATCGATTCTGCGGCAAGAAGAGCCGGGAGAAAAATGTCAGATGTGCGGGGAGTTTGAGGTTTTACATTCCCGACGTTGGAATGGCGAAAATGCCGCTGAGTATTCCGCGAACCTTAAGGCATTTTGGGAAGAGATGAATCAGGAACAAAAGGGCGATGTGGATTTCAAAGAAAATGAACGGCTTTGTTCTATCTGTCTAATCAAGCGCCTCGCTCCACGCATTATGAGAAAATCAAACGATCATATCCTATATGAAGTCTTTGATTCCATTGACGGTTTCCCATCAACAACGGAAATGGCACTGCATGATTACTTTCAGAGACAATCCATCCATAAGAAAAAACAAAAAGAGATCGCCCAGAAGCTCCACGAACAGGAAGAGCGAGTTCCGGGAGAAAAGATCGAAAACAGGGACAAATATTATGCCATCCTTTTTATGGATGGCGATCATATGGGAAAGCTGATCAATGGTGAAACCATTGCCTCAACATGGGAAAAAATCATGCATCCCGATATTGCCTCGCGGTTAAAAAGAGACAACTTCGATCATATATACCAAGATGTGTGGCGGAAGATTTATGGCAATGCCGATTTGAAAAAGAGATTGGTAACTCCGGCGATTCATGCAGCCATATCGGAAGCCCTTGGAGATTTTTCGATTTATGGCGTTGCTTCAATAATTAAAAAAAATGAGGGCCGTTTGATTTATGCCGGCGGCGACGATGTCTGTGCGTTTCTGCCTATCGGTACCGCAGTCTCGGCTGCAAAAGAAATCCGGAAGTATTATTCATCTGTCTTCCAGTTAATCGGCACGGATCGCACCTCAAGGGAAATCTCAGGGTCGTGGATTCCCGAACCGGGCAAACTGTCCGTCAACCTCGGCGAAGGCAGTGATATATCCATATCCGCAGCCATCCTGATCTGTCATCACAAAGAGAGCCTTACGCAGATGATTGAACGGGCACATCAGCTTCTGAATTCGGAAGCTAAGGAAAAGGCCGGACGAAATGCCTGTGCGATCGAATTGCGAAAACGTCATGGCGGTTCTCGTACATTTGCAAGAAAGTGGTCGGATACGGATAGCTGGAATGCCTTTGAATATCTCAGAAAGATGGCAGGAGGGAATAACAGACAAATATCTCATTCCCTGCTTTATCGGCTTGAAACACTTCGGCCCGGTATCGAGGCGATTATAAGGCATGACCAAAATGCGGAAGAAAATCTAAAAGCTTTTGTATTTAAACAAATTGAAAGATCAGGAACAAAAACAAGCAACCAGAAAGAATTGGCTGCGTCCATCACCTCAATTGTTTGGGACAAGGCAAGCAAAGAAAATCCCTTGAATACTGAAGGGCTGATTATTGCCGGTTTTCTTGGAGGGGGGGAAGGAAATGATTGA
- the cmr4 gene encoding type III-B CRISPR module RAMP protein Cmr4 has translation MLKRDLFSICTFYAVSPIHAGTGASFAAVDLPIQRERHTNWPHIQASGVKGAMRAHYRDFAEDKSLINFLFGYDKDDKQHHDTYNSARMKDDQYQVEDNFPGAISFSDAKLLSFPIRSNIAPFVWITCPAVLKRLSNDLAFAGLESIKEIPNITGEMAFCLTGNITGDVILEDMVISVGNAEIGNPIPPGFPVLDRLIFVSDAVYKYAVESCTEIQTQIKIDSKTGTAEGGALRYQELLPADSVLYSVVYYSRAVFDNALQAETVSNHLQGIIKNFMQIGGDETLGRGICKINWISGGSK, from the coding sequence ATGCTGAAAAGAGATCTTTTTTCCATCTGCACATTTTACGCTGTATCCCCCATTCATGCCGGCACCGGGGCATCCTTCGCCGCTGTTGATTTGCCAATTCAGCGGGAGCGTCACACCAATTGGCCCCATATACAGGCATCGGGAGTAAAGGGAGCAATGCGGGCACACTATCGTGATTTTGCTGAGGATAAATCGCTGATTAACTTCCTTTTCGGTTATGATAAAGATGATAAACAACATCATGATACCTATAATTCGGCACGAATGAAGGACGATCAGTATCAGGTGGAAGACAATTTCCCTGGTGCAATTTCCTTTTCCGATGCGAAACTACTGTCCTTCCCCATACGGTCGAATATTGCACCCTTTGTGTGGATCACCTGTCCAGCAGTATTGAAAAGATTGAGCAACGATCTGGCATTTGCAGGATTGGAATCAATAAAAGAAATACCCAACATTACCGGCGAAATGGCTTTTTGCCTTACAGGAAATATTACGGGTGATGTCATTCTGGAAGACATGGTGATCAGTGTCGGAAACGCAGAGATTGGAAATCCAATCCCCCCAGGCTTTCCCGTTCTGGATAGACTAATTTTTGTGTCGGATGCGGTTTATAAGTACGCCGTCGAATCCTGCACGGAAATTCAGACTCAGATAAAAATTGATTCAAAGACAGGAACTGCCGAAGGTGGCGCCCTCAGATACCAGGAATTACTTCCTGCGGATTCCGTTCTATATTCTGTCGTCTATTACAGCCGCGCGGTCTTCGATAACGCATTGCAGGCGGAAACCGTTTCTAATCACCTTCAGGGCATCATCAAAAATTTCATGCAGATCGGCGGCGATGAAACCCTGGGTCGGGGCATCTGCAAGATCAACTGGATTTCGGGAGGAAGCAAATGA
- a CDS encoding type III-B CRISPR module-associated Cmr3 family protein, with translation MIDWYSFTPQDTLYFRGAEPANMGESHTSSMTFPPPAHTIAGALRTAAIIQNGIAFEDYKIGKCPQEITKCIGKAGEASPFSILGPFFREEDTVWFPCPFLWFSEKKEKEDSKAGLRKIIISSPVQTSTLIKTSNGPNLFWAKGKNLETLGGYWVSADELFASTKEKNIRRSRDLFVSETHTGIALDVKDKRRTARKGHLYSFVHARLCKGVRLVFGVTARLPMKDSGVLKLGAEQRFGEYRRIDNISLPQGTSGLFMTTSILAGNKVANQHCVATGRIQYFGGWDLHIGFHKPMRGYFPAGSVFNKKIDEQCIEL, from the coding sequence ATGATTGATTGGTACAGCTTCACACCGCAAGATACATTATATTTCCGGGGCGCGGAACCAGCCAATATGGGAGAAAGCCATACCTCATCAATGACTTTTCCACCGCCTGCCCACACCATTGCCGGGGCTTTGAGAACTGCGGCAATTATCCAGAATGGAATTGCTTTCGAAGATTACAAAATTGGGAAATGCCCTCAGGAGATTACCAAATGCATCGGAAAAGCCGGTGAGGCCAGCCCGTTCAGCATCCTCGGGCCGTTCTTCCGGGAGGAAGACACCGTGTGGTTTCCCTGTCCATTTCTCTGGTTCTCAGAAAAGAAGGAAAAAGAGGATTCGAAAGCAGGCCTGCGTAAAATCATAATCAGTTCGCCTGTTCAGACCAGTACCCTGATAAAAACGTCAAACGGTCCAAACTTATTCTGGGCCAAGGGAAAGAATCTTGAAACCTTGGGCGGCTATTGGGTAAGTGCGGATGAACTATTTGCATCAACAAAGGAGAAAAACATTAGACGCAGCCGGGATTTGTTCGTAAGTGAAACTCACACTGGAATCGCCCTTGATGTGAAGGACAAACGACGTACAGCAAGGAAGGGGCATCTCTATTCTTTCGTCCATGCCCGGCTTTGCAAGGGTGTCAGACTGGTTTTTGGTGTCACGGCAAGACTCCCGATGAAAGATTCGGGTGTACTCAAGCTTGGAGCTGAGCAGCGATTCGGTGAATACAGAAGGATCGATAATATTTCACTGCCGCAAGGCACAAGCGGTCTGTTCATGACGACATCCATTTTGGCTGGAAATAAAGTGGCTAACCAGCATTGCGTTGCCACAGGGCGCATTCAGTACTTTGGCGGCTGGGACTTGCATATAGGATTTCATAAGCCGATGCGGGGTTATTTCCCGGCAGGAAGCGTATTTAACAAAAAAATAGATGAGCAGTGTATCGAATTATAG
- the cmr1 gene encoding type III-B CRISPR module RAMP protein Cmr1, with amino-acid sequence MFNISRFKDIKKREFDCEVVTPMFLGGANPKKAEMRAPSIKAVMRFWWRALYEGENIEEMTKDEAKIFGSTEKKSSVSVTIGIQNEKATTNHLPSGKKIMVTSKGGTFPISIIEYLAFGLLDPQKREGKYIKEHFEPNSHLKIILTFPKTIEADLMKALNAMISFGGLGSRSRNGFGSLHCDELTEFTLPKEGPLKSFTAFSKEAYLFNHFKVCDTWHDALYEIGNVYRQSRLNLEGIRHEWNKRALIAMPIEAKNESIPSSIRNGRHAKPYFLHVNKISDGKYQGQILFLPYIYKSGHEDKISRFIEYKEVCKKMNEEIAKGMGGSK; translated from the coding sequence ATGTTTAATATCTCCAGATTCAAAGATATTAAAAAACGAGAATTCGATTGTGAAGTTGTGACACCGATGTTTCTGGGTGGTGCGAACCCCAAAAAAGCGGAAATGAGAGCCCCCTCAATCAAGGCAGTTATGCGATTTTGGTGGAGAGCGCTTTACGAGGGGGAAAATATAGAAGAGATGACAAAGGATGAAGCCAAGATCTTTGGTTCAACGGAGAAGAAGTCGTCAGTATCGGTAACAATCGGCATTCAAAACGAAAAAGCTACAACAAACCATTTACCATCTGGCAAGAAAATCATGGTCACTTCAAAAGGAGGGACTTTTCCCATCTCAATTATAGAATATCTTGCCTTTGGTCTTCTTGATCCCCAAAAAAGAGAAGGTAAATACATTAAAGAGCACTTCGAACCCAACAGCCATCTTAAAATAATACTTACATTCCCAAAAACGATTGAAGCAGATCTAATGAAAGCCCTGAATGCTATGATTTCTTTTGGTGGACTTGGATCTCGCTCAAGGAACGGGTTTGGCTCATTGCACTGCGACGAACTTACAGAATTTACATTACCCAAAGAAGGTCCCTTAAAATCTTTTACCGCCTTTTCTAAAGAAGCATACCTTTTTAACCATTTCAAAGTCTGTGATACTTGGCATGACGCTTTATATGAAATTGGAAATGTTTATCGACAGTCCAGACTAAACCTCGAAGGCATACGACATGAGTGGAACAAGCGGGCTCTTATTGCCATGCCTATTGAAGCTAAAAATGAGAGCATACCTTCTTCTATCAGAAATGGCCGCCATGCAAAGCCCTATTTTCTCCACGTAAACAAAATATCTGATGGAAAATACCAAGGGCAAATTCTATTTCTTCCCTATATTTACAAATCAGGACATGAAGACAAGATAAGCAGATTTATAGAATACAAGGAAGTCTGCAAGAAAATGAACGAGGAAATAGCAAAGGGTATGGGAGGCTCAAAATGA